The Vigna radiata var. radiata cultivar VC1973A unplaced genomic scaffold, Vradiata_ver6 scaffold_347, whole genome shotgun sequence region TCATTCTCTGTTTCATCTCTTTGaacttgattgattttgtgtgTGGGAGGATCATCAATTTTGTCTATTATTTTGAGGAGTTTCTGCATCTGTTCAGGTGTAATGGAATTGAAACCATTACTATTGTTGACATGTTGAACTTTCTGAGTTTCTCCAGAGTCAGTATTGTTCTGGCACGCATTAACAGTCGTCCAGTCagttcttttatcttctttcttgtACTAAGGAGGATAGCCGTGTTTAGAGTAACACTCATCTATAGTATGGTTCATTTTGTTACAATATGAACATTGTTTCCCGTAGTTGGGATTTCTTCCCCTTCCTCTACCTTGACCACGAAACCCAATTCCCCTTCCTTGATGCTCAGCTCCTCTTCCTTGAATTTTCCAGTTCTGGTCAGGCTTCCATTGACCATTTCTTCCAGCAATGTTTGCAAGGACTTTTACCTCTGTAGAAATTTGTTTTTCCTGTCGCTCTTGTTGAATAATGAGCGAAAAAATGTGATTAACATTCGGAAGAGGGTCCATTAGGAGAATTTGCGTCTTAACAGTGTTGTAAGAATCGTTTAAACCTTTCAGAAAGCATATTACATGCTCGGCCTCTCTATATTTTAAGGAAACTTTGGATAAAGCGCAGCTGCAGGGTGTGGCACAAACGCAAGTGGGTATAGGCCTTAAAGATTCCAGTTCCTCCCATAGGATTTTTAAATCTGTAAAAAATTGACTCACCCCCCTTTCACCTTGTCGGATGGAGTGTATTTCTTGTAGTAAGTctgagattttaaaataatctccCTTAGAAAATCTTTCCTTGAGCTCGTCCCATAGCTCTTTAGCGTCTTCAATGTAAATCACGCTTTCGGCAATGTGGGGTGACAAAGTCTTCGTAATCCAAGATAAAATCATAACGTTGCATCTCTCCCAGGCGTCGTAGACAGCACCACTTTCTTGAGGTCTTTTTATGGATCCGTCGATGAACTTCACTTTATTCTTGGAAAGCAGAGCTCTCCTTAAGCTTCTGCTCCAAGATGAGTAGTTGTTTTCGTTTAGCATTTGAGTGATCAGAGTGAGGCCAGGATTTTCTCCTGGGTGCAGATAGTAGGGGCTAGCTGGGTTGGACGTTTGATCGAATTGATCCATGGCAGAAGAAAGAAGCACCAAGAAGGCCCAAGAATGAAGCAAGAATCGAAGAACGAACAACGGAAGCAGAGCAGACACTtagacctgctctgataccattttgaGAATGGCCCAGCACTGTTCACTTGTGATGATGATGGCCCAATGCCTCAGTTGGCCCAAACGATTCATTAAACAGATCGTCTTCTGCATGCGTGGCATAAGTTGGAAAATGAAAGAGTGGAAGAGAGAGAGCGAGGGAGCAGAGAGCCAGAGGCGATGGAGAGAGAAAGTGTCGGAGGCTTCGTCGACGGCGTTCCGGCACGGCGGTTGCCGGAGATgcagaagagaaaaagatagatCGTGACAAGGTGAGTAAGAAAAGCGAAccctttttctattattaacaTGGAAGTAATCTGAGTTTATATTACATCACACACAGGGAAAAGA contains the following coding sequences:
- the LOC106753251 gene encoding uncharacterized protein LOC106753251; the protein is MDQFDQTSNPASPYYLHPGENPGLTLITQMLNENNYSSWSRSLRRALLSKNKVKFIDGSIKRPQESGAVYDAWERCNVMILSWITKTLSPHIAESVIYIEDAKELWDELKERFSKGDYFKISDLLQEIHSIRQGERGVSQFFTDLKILWEELESLRPIPTCVCATPCSCALSKVSLKYREAEHVICFLKGLNDSYNTVKTQILLMDPLPNVNHIFSLIIQQERQEKQISTEVKVLANIAGRNGQWKPDQNWKIQGRGAEHQGRGIGFRGQGRGRGRNPNYGKQCSYCNKMNHTIDECYSKHGYPP